In one window of Balearica regulorum gibbericeps isolate bBalReg1 chromosome 29, bBalReg1.pri, whole genome shotgun sequence DNA:
- the EEF1AKMT3 gene encoding EEF1A lysine methyltransferase 3 isoform X1, with product MAAPSCHVGAGTRREAAAATGGEEEEEEEEEGEAEEETETETEGEEPGVGALRSVFPRDPALFADVFPVERRYRLCGRVLRIAQHHGPRLGLAASVWEAALSLCRYLEEQRFDFRGRTVIELGAGTGIVGILAALLGGDVTITDQPAALEQIRENVRLNFPPSATVRPQVRSLVWGRDEGSFPREYEVVLGSDIVYHPPSFPPLLGTLRHLCGPRSLALLCAKARGGDGGSRHFFRRMLPPYFRVRLLRREPEEEIEIYGVTCRAGGDPREEGGVVGGAHPAAVSLGEGLAPGWGCPDGD from the exons ATGGCTGCGCCCAGCTGCCACGTGGGGGCCGGGACCCGGCGGGAAGCGGCGGCGGCGAccgggggggaggaggaagaggaagaggaagaggaaggggaagcgGAAGAGGAAACGGAAACGGAAACGGAAGGGGAGGAGCCCGGGGTCGGGGCGCTGCGGTCCGTTTTCCCCCGCGACCCCGCGCTCTTCGCCGACGTTTTCCCGGTAGAGCGCCGGTACCGGCTCTGCGGGCGCGTCCTCCGCATCGCGCAGCACCACGGGCCGCGGCTGGGGCTGGCGGCCTCCGTCTGGGAGGCg gccctgTCCCTGTGCCGGTACTTGGAGGAGCAGCGCTTCGATTTCCGGGGCCGGACGGTGATCGAGCTGGGAGCCGGCACCGGAATCGTCGGGATCCTCGCTGCCTTGCTGG GAGGGGACGTCACCATCACGGACCAACCGGCGGCGTTAGAACAAATCCGAGAAAACGTCCGGCTGAATTTCCCGCCGTCGGCGACGGTTCGGCCCCAGGTGCGATCCCTCGTGTGGGGCCGGGACGAAGGCTCCTTCCCTCGGGAATACGAGGTGGTTTTGGGGTCGGACATCGTGTACcaccccccctccttcccccccctcctggGGACCCTGCGGCACCTCTGCGGCCCCCGCTCCCTCGCCCTCCTCTGCGCCAAggcgcgggggggggacggCGGCTCCCGTCATTTCTTCCGACGGATGTTACCTCCGTATTTTCGGGTCCGGCTGTTGCGGCGGGAGCCGGAGGAGGAGATCGAGATCTATGGGGTgacctgcagggctgggggtgacCCTAGAGAAgaggggggggtggtggggggggcGCATCCCGCCGCGGTGTCGCTCGGGGAGGGGCTGGccccgggctgggggtgccctGACGGGGATTAA
- the EEF1AKMT3 gene encoding EEF1A lysine methyltransferase 3 isoform X2 — MAAPSCHVGAGTRREAAAATGGEEEEEEEEEGEAEEETETETEGEEPGVGALRSVFPRDPALFADVFPALSLCRYLEEQRFDFRGRTVIELGAGTGIVGILAALLGGDVTITDQPAALEQIRENVRLNFPPSATVRPQVRSLVWGRDEGSFPREYEVVLGSDIVYHPPSFPPLLGTLRHLCGPRSLALLCAKARGGDGGSRHFFRRMLPPYFRVRLLRREPEEEIEIYGVTCRAGGDPREEGGVVGGAHPAAVSLGEGLAPGWGCPDGD, encoded by the exons ATGGCTGCGCCCAGCTGCCACGTGGGGGCCGGGACCCGGCGGGAAGCGGCGGCGGCGAccgggggggaggaggaagaggaagaggaagaggaaggggaagcgGAAGAGGAAACGGAAACGGAAACGGAAGGGGAGGAGCCCGGGGTCGGGGCGCTGCGGTCCGTTTTCCCCCGCGACCCCGCGCTCTTCGCCGACGTTTTCCCG gccctgTCCCTGTGCCGGTACTTGGAGGAGCAGCGCTTCGATTTCCGGGGCCGGACGGTGATCGAGCTGGGAGCCGGCACCGGAATCGTCGGGATCCTCGCTGCCTTGCTGG GAGGGGACGTCACCATCACGGACCAACCGGCGGCGTTAGAACAAATCCGAGAAAACGTCCGGCTGAATTTCCCGCCGTCGGCGACGGTTCGGCCCCAGGTGCGATCCCTCGTGTGGGGCCGGGACGAAGGCTCCTTCCCTCGGGAATACGAGGTGGTTTTGGGGTCGGACATCGTGTACcaccccccctccttcccccccctcctggGGACCCTGCGGCACCTCTGCGGCCCCCGCTCCCTCGCCCTCCTCTGCGCCAAggcgcgggggggggacggCGGCTCCCGTCATTTCTTCCGACGGATGTTACCTCCGTATTTTCGGGTCCGGCTGTTGCGGCGGGAGCCGGAGGAGGAGATCGAGATCTATGGGGTgacctgcagggctgggggtgacCCTAGAGAAgaggggggggtggtggggggggcGCATCCCGCCGCGGTGTCGCTCGGGGAGGGGCTGGccccgggctgggggtgccctGACGGGGATTAA
- the TSPAN31 gene encoding tetraspanin-31, giving the protein MVCGGFACSRNALCALNVVYVLVGLLLIGVAAWGKGFGIVSSIHLIGGVIAVGVFLLLIAIVGLVGAVHHHQVMLFFYMIILGLVFIFQFGVSCSCLAINRSRQEGLFSSAWPILSNETKTELERRLDCCGLLNRSADPPAAHAFQADFHVCPAKCKTLLGKDPRAKCLTCGEKMLQHSDEALKILGGVGLFFSFTEILGVWLAMRYRNQKDPRANPSAFL; this is encoded by the exons ATGGTGTGCGGCGGCTTCGCCTGTTCCCGCAACGCCCTCTGCGCCCTCAACGTGGTCTATGTg ctggtggggctgctgctgaTCGGGGTGGCCGCCTGGGGCAAAGGCTTCGGCATCGTCTCCAGCATCCACCTCATCGGCGGCGTCATCGCCGTCGgcgtcttcctcctcctcatcgCCAtcgtggggctggtgggggccGTCCACCACCACCAGGTCATGCTCTTCTTC tacaTGATCATCCTGGGGCTCGTCTTCATCTTCCAGTTCGGCgtctcctgctcctgcctggccatTAACAGGAGCAGGCAG GAGGGGCTCTTCAGCTCCGCTTGGCCCATCCTGAGCAACGAGACGAAGACGGAGCTGGAGCGGCGGCTGGACTGCTGCGGGCTGCTCAACCGCAGCGCCGACCCCCCCGCCGCGCACGCCTTCCAGGCCGACTTCCACGTCTGCCCCGCC AAGTGTAAGACcctcctgggcaaagacccCCGCGCCAAGTGCCTGACCTGCGGCGAGAAGATGCTCCAGCACTCGGATGAAGCCCTGAAAATTTTGGGGGGGGTCGGGCTCTTCTTCAGCTTCACGGag ATCCTGGGAGTGTGGCTGGCCATGCGCTACCGCAACCAGAAAGACCCCCGGGCCAACCCCAGCGCCTTCCTATAG
- the CDK4 gene encoding cyclin-dependent kinase 4: MAQEGRAQYEPVAEIGVGAYGTVYKARDLQSGKFVALKNVRVQMTENGLPLSTVREVALLKRLEHFDHPNIVQLMDVCATARTEHEIKVTLIFEHVDQDLKTYLDKAPAPGLPLDTIKDLMRQFLCGLDFLHSNCIVHRDLKPENILVTSSGQVKLADFGLARIYSCQMALTPVVVTLWYRAPEVLLQSTYATPVDMWSVGCIFAEMFRRKPLFCGNSEADQLGKIFDMIGLPVEDEWPLDVALPRCAFTARPPQPVEGFVPEMEPLGTQLLLEMLTFNPYKRISAYDALQHLYLQDRGAGEG, encoded by the exons ATGGCGCAGGAGGGGCGGGCGCAGTACGAGCCGGTGGCGGAGATCGGCGTGGGCGCCTACGGCACCGTCTACAAGGCGCGGGACCTGCAGAGCGGCAAGTTCGTGGCCCTGAAGAACGTGCGGGTGCAGATGACGGAGAACGGGCTCCCCCTCAGCACCGTCCGCGAGGTGGCCCTGCTCAAGCGCCTCGAGCACTTCGACCACCCCAACATCGTCCA GCTGATGGACGTCTGTGCCACCGCGCGCACGGAGCACGAGATCAAGGTGACGTTGATCTTCGAGCACGTGGACCAGGACCTGAAGACCTACCTGGACAAGGCGCCCGCGCCCGGGCTGCCCCTCGACACCATCAAG GACCTGATGCGTCAGTTCCTCTGTGGCCTCGACTTCCTCCACTCAAACTGCATCGTGCACCGGGACCTCAAACCCGAGAACATCCTGGTGACCAGCAGCGGGCAGGTCAAGCTGGCCGACTTCGGCCTGGCCCGCATCTACAGCTGCCAGATGGCCCTGACCCCCGTG GTGGTGACGCTGTGGTACCGGGCGCCCGAGGTGCTGCTGCAGTCGACCTACGCGACGCCCGTGGACATGTGGAGCGTGGGCTGCATCTTCGCCGAGATGTTCCGGAGGAA gccacTTTTCTGCGGTAACTCGGAGGCCGATCAGCTGGGCAAGATTTTTGA catgaTCGGGCTCCCCGTGGAGGACGAGTGGCCCCTGGACGTGGCCCTGCCCCGCTGCGCCTTCACCgcccggcccccccagcccgtGGAGGGCTTCGTCCCCGAGATGGAGCCGCTGGGgacccagctgctgctg gagatGCTGACCTTCAACCCCTACAAGCGGATCTCGGCCTACGACGCCCTGCAGCACCTCTACCTCCAGGACCGGGGGGCGGGCGAGGGGTAA
- the CYP27B1 gene encoding 25-hydroxyvitamin D-1 alpha hydroxylase, mitochondrial: MPQSLRLPARAALLSRCLPELGVPRRPPVPPAANRGPRSLAEMPGPSPVTFLYDLLCRGGLRRLHELQVEGRARYGPVWKASFGPILTVHVAEAGLIEQVLRQEGDFPVRSHLSSWKDYRVCRGHACGLLTAEGEEWQRLRRLLGRLLLRPRAAEGYAGPVAGVVGDLLRRLQRQRDRHPQHLVPDLAAEFYKFGLEGISSVLFASRLGCLEQEVPRDTETFIRSVNTMFVMTLLTMAMPKILHRLFPKPWQTFCEAWDYMFAFAKGHIDRRVAEAAERGGPAEKTCLTDHLAREKVPMKIIYGNVTELLLAGVDTISSTLSWSLYELARHPGVQAELHRELAAALGTGCGPSVTALGRVPLLRAVVKETLRLYPVIPANARVVPDRDIRVGDYLVPRKTLITLCHYATSRDGRLFPAPDSFRPERWLRRDAAHHPFASLPFGVGKRSCVGRRLAELEIHLALAQILLRFEVRPEPGGGRVRPMTRTLLVPEATINLQFLSR; this comes from the exons ATGCCTCAGAGCCTGCGCCTGCCCGCCCGGGCAGCTCTGCTGTCCCGTTGCCTGCCCGAGCTGGGGGTCCCCCGACGTCCCCCGGTTCCCCCCGCCGCCAACCGGGGTCCCCGGAGCCTGGCCGAGATGCCGGGCCCCAGCCCCGTCACCTTCCTCTATGACCTCCTCTGCCGTGGGGGTCTGCGGAGGCTCCACGAGCTGCAG GTGGAGGGCCGTGCCCGGTACGGCCCGGTGTGGAAGGCGAGCTTCGGGCCCATCCTGACGGTGCACGTGGCGGAGGCCGGGCTGATCGAACAAGTGCTGCGACAGGAGGGCGACTTCCCCGTCCGCTCCCACCTTTCCTCCTGGAAGGATTACCGGGTGTGCCGCGGGCACGCCTGCGGGCTGCTCACCGC GGAGGGCGAGGAGTGGCAGCGGCTGCGCAGGCTCCTggggcggctgctgctgcggccGCGGGCGGCCGAGGGCTACGCGGGGCCGGTGGCCGGCGTGGTGGGCGACCTGCTGCGACGGCTGCAGCGCCAGCGCGACCGTCACCCCCAGCACCTCGTCCCCGACCTCGCCGCCGAGTTCTACAAGTTCGGTTTGGAAG gaATCTCCTCCGTCCTCTTCGCCTCCCGCCTGggctgcctggagcaggaggtgccGCGGGACACGGAGACCTTCATCCGCTCCGTCAACACCATGTTCGTCATGACGCTGCTCACCATGGCCATGCCCAAAATCCTCCACCGCCTCTTCCCCAAACCCTGGCAGACCTTCTGCGAGGCCTGGGACTACATGTTCGCCTTCG CCAAAGGTCACATCGACCGACGCGTGGCCGAGGCGGCCGAGCGGGGTGGACCGGCGGAGAAGACGTGTCTCACCGACCACCTGGCCCGGGAGAAGGTCCCCATGAAGATCATCTACGGCAACGTCACCGAGCTGCTGCTGGCCGGGGTGGACACG ATCTCCAGCACCCTGTCGTGGAGCCTGTACGAGCTGGCGCggcaccccggggtgcaggCGGAGCTGCACCGGGAGCTGGCGGCGGCGCTGGGCACCGGCTGCGGCCCCTCGGTCACCGCGCTGGGCAGGGTGCCCCTGCTGAGGGCCGTGGTGAAGGAGACCCTGAg gctcTACCCCGTCATCCCCGCCAACGCCCGCGTCGTCCCCGACCGCGACATCCGCGTGGGCGACTACCTGGTGCCCCGCAAG acCCTCATCACCCTCTGCCACTACGCCACCTCCCGGGACGGCCGCCTCTTCCCGGCTCCCGACTCCTTCCGCCCGGAGCGCTGGCTGCGCCGGGACGCCGCCCACCACCCCTTCGCCTCCCTGCCCTTCGGCGTCGGCAAACGCAGCTGCGTCGGCCGCCGCCTCGCCGAGCTGGAGATCCACCTGGCGCTGGCGCAG ATCCTGCTGCGCTTTGAGGTGCGGCCGGAGCCCGGCGGCGGCCGCGTCCGTCCCATGACGCGCACCCTGCTCGTCCCCGAGGCCACCATCAACCTCCAGTTCCTCAGCCGATGA
- the TSFM gene encoding elongation factor Ts, mitochondrial has protein sequence MQRAALSAICGAARVPPSRFFRIFPPVAAAAVADKEALLELRRRTGLPFVQCREALRRCGGELGQAEAWLQEQAQRQGWSEATRVRGRQTREGLVGLLREGPAAVMVEVNCETDFVARNAEFQRVVEQAALGTMAHCRAAAAPAASCTKHLLQADELAQLRTGPEGALLSDRLALAIGKLGENVTLRRAAWLRVPEEDGYISAYAHGWLPATAPVAMGTYGALVAFQVTEPNPAVTTLEEVGRKVAQHVVGMAPTAVGTPQDQPRGEDETRLLAQSFLLDPELTLGQFLGARGAMAVRDFLRFRCGEEIRAGPTEPG, from the exons ATGCAGCGGGCGGCGCTGAGCGCGATCTGCGGGGCGGCGCGG GTCCCCCCGTCCCGGTTCTTCCGCATTTTCCCcccggtggcggcggcggcggtggcggaCAAGGAGGCGCTGCTGGAGCTGCGGCGGCGGACGGGGCTGCCGTTCGTGCAATGCCGGGAGGCGCTGCGCCGCTgcgggggggagctggggcag GCGGAggcctggctgcaggagcaggcGCAGCGGCAGGGCTGGAGCGAAGCCACCCGAGTGCGGGGCCGTCAGACGcgggaggggctggtggggctgctgcgggaggGGCCGGCAGCCGTCATGGTGGAG GTGAACTGCGAGACGGATTTTGTAGCCAGAAACGCCGAATTCCAGCGAGTGGTGGAGCAGGCGGCGCTGGGCACCATGGCGCATTgccgggccgccgccgcgccggccGCCTCCTGCACCAAG CACCTGCTGCAGGCGGATGAACTGGCCCAGCTCCGCACGGGGCCCGAGGGGGCTCTGCTCAGCGACCGCCTGGCGCTGGCCATAG ggaaaTTAGGTGAAAACGTGACCCTGCGCCGCGCCGCCTGGCTGAGGGTGCCGGAGGAAGACGGCTACATCTCCGCCTACGCCCACGGGTGGCTGCCGGCGACGGCGCCCGTGGCCATGGGGACGTACGGGGCGCTGGTGGCTTTTCAAGTGACCGAGCCGAATCCCGCGGTTACGACTTTGGAAGAGGTGGGACGGAAAGTGGCTCAGCACGTGGTGGGGATGGCACCCACCGCCGTGGGGACCCCCCAGGATCAGCCCCGGGGGGAGGACGAGACGCGGCTGCTGGCGCAGAGTTTCCTGCTGGACCCGGAGCTCACCCTGGGGCAGTTCCTGGGGGCGCGGGGGGCGATGGCCGTGCGGGATTTCCTCCGCTTCCGCTGCGGAGAGGAGATTCGCGCCGGGCCGACGGAGCCGGGATAG
- the METTL1 gene encoding tRNA (guanine-N(7)-)-methyltransferase isoform X2 — translation MEEREEAAPPQKRFYRQRAHANPLADHTLRYPARPQDMDWAPLFPAFFPPAASPGQPPPRVEFADVGCGYGGLLVELSPLFPRTLMLGLELRVKVAAFAGERIRALRAAQPGRFGNVACVRANAMKHLPHFFRRAQLSKMFFLFPDPHFKRPKHKWRIISPTLLAEYGYVLRPGGLVYTVTDVAEVHEWMVKHFGEHPLFEEVPLAQLAADPIVARLGTSTEEGRKVQRGGRPIFPAIFRRLQDPAAGGDA, via the exons ATGGAGGAGCGGGAGGAGGCGGCGCCGCCGCAGAAGCGCTTTTACCGGCAGCGGGCACACGCCAACCCGCTGGCCGACCACACGCTGCGCTA CCCCGCCAGGCCGCAGGACATGGACTGGGCTCCGCTTTTCCCGGCTTTCTTCcctcccgccgcctcccccgggCAGCCGCCCCCCCGCGTGGAATTCGCCGACGTGGGTTGCGGCTACGGGGGGCTGCTGG TGGAGCtgtcccccctcttcccccgCACGCtgatgctggggctggagctgcggGTGAAGGTGGCCGCCTTCGCCGGGGAGCGGATCCGGGCGCTGCGGGCGGCCCAGCCCGGCCGATTCGGCAACGTGGCGTGCGTGCGCGCCAACGCCATGAAACACCTGCCCCACTTCTTCCGCAGAGCCCAG ctcagcaagatgttcttcctcttccccgACCCCCACTTCAAACGGCCCAAGCACAAGTGGCGAATCATCAGCCCCACGCTGCTGGCGGAGTACGGCTACGTCCTGCGCCCCGGG GGCCTGGTGTACACGGTGACGGACGTGGCGGAGGTCCACGAGTGGATGGTGAAGCATTTCGGGGAGCACCCGCTCTTCGAGGAGGTGCCGCTGGCCCAGCTG gctgccGACCCCATCGTGGCCCGGCTGGGCACGTCCACGGAGGAGGGACGGAAGGTTCAGCGCGGCGGCCGCCCGATCTTCCCCGCCATCTTCCGCCGCCTCCAGGATCCGGCCGCGGGGGGGGACGCCTGA
- the METTL1 gene encoding tRNA (guanine-N(7)-)-methyltransferase isoform X1 translates to MEEREEAAPPQKRFYRQRAHANPLADHTLRYHGRALPGTTVTPRVPTVPLCPPPPTRDAVPQPRQAAGHGLGSAFPGFLPSRRLPRAAAPPRGIRRRGLRLRGAAGGAVPPLPPHADAGAGAAGEGGRLRRGADPGAAGGPARPIRQRGVRARQRHETPAPLLPQSPAQQDVLPLPRPPLQTAQAQVANHQPHAAGGVRLRPAPRGCPQGLVYTVTDVAEVHEWMVKHFGEHPLFEEVPLAQLAADPIVARLGTSTEEGRKVQRGGRPIFPAIFRRLQDPAAGGDA, encoded by the exons ATGGAGGAGCGGGAGGAGGCGGCGCCGCCGCAGAAGCGCTTTTACCGGCAGCGGGCACACGCCAACCCGCTGGCCGACCACACGCTGCGCTA CCACGGCCGCGCCCTCCCCGGTACCACCGTGACACCCCGCGTTCCCACGGTCCCgttgtgcccccccccccccacgcgtGACGCCGTTCCCCAGCCCCGCCAGGCCGCAGGACATGGACTGGGCTCCGCTTTTCCCGGCTTTCTTCcctcccgccgcctcccccgggCAGCCGCCCCCCCGCGTGGAATTCGCCGACGTGGGTTGCGGCTACGGGGGGCTGCTGG TGGAGCtgtcccccctcttcccccgCACGCtgatgctggggctggagctgcggGTGAAGGTGGCCGCCTTCGCCGGGGAGCGGATCCGGGCGCTGCGGGCGGCCCAGCCCGGCCGATTCGGCAACGTGGCGTGCGTGCGCGCCAACGCCATGAAACACCTGCCCCACTTCTTCCGCAGAGCCCAG ctcagcaagatgttcttcctcttccccgACCCCCACTTCAAACGGCCCAAGCACAAGTGGCGAATCATCAGCCCCACGCTGCTGGCGGAGTACGGCTACGTCCTGCGCCCCGGGGT TGTCCCCAGGGCCTGGTGTACACGGTGACGGACGTGGCGGAGGTCCACGAGTGGATGGTGAAGCATTTCGGGGAGCACCCGCTCTTCGAGGAGGTGCCGCTGGCCCAGCTG gctgccGACCCCATCGTGGCCCGGCTGGGCACGTCCACGGAGGAGGGACGGAAGGTTCAGCGCGGCGGCCGCCCGATCTTCCCCGCCATCTTCCGCCGCCTCCAGGATCCGGCCGCGGGGGGGGACGCCTGA